One genomic region from Streptomyces sp. Li-HN-5-11 encodes:
- a CDS encoding DedA family protein → MHVQEWLDSVPAAAVYGVVALVIGLESLGIPLPGEIILVSAALMSSQHSDINPFVLGACATVGAVVGDSIGYAIGRKGGRPLLAWLGKKFPKHFSEGHVATAERSFEKWGMWAVFFGRFIALLRIFAGPLAGVLHMPYWKFLIANVLGGICWAGGTTAVIYYVGVVAESWLKQFSYLGLVAALLIGLTSMLVLKRKAKKAQAARQEPEAEAAPVPAGD, encoded by the coding sequence GTGCACGTCCAGGAGTGGCTCGACTCGGTACCCGCGGCCGCCGTCTACGGGGTGGTGGCCCTGGTCATCGGTCTGGAGAGCCTGGGCATCCCGCTGCCCGGCGAGATCATCCTCGTATCCGCCGCGCTGATGTCCTCCCAGCACTCGGACATCAACCCCTTCGTCCTGGGCGCCTGCGCCACCGTCGGCGCGGTCGTGGGCGACTCCATCGGCTACGCCATCGGCCGCAAGGGCGGCCGTCCGCTGCTCGCCTGGCTGGGGAAGAAGTTCCCCAAGCACTTCAGTGAGGGCCATGTCGCCACCGCCGAGCGGTCCTTCGAGAAGTGGGGCATGTGGGCGGTGTTCTTCGGCCGTTTCATCGCCCTGCTGCGCATCTTCGCCGGGCCGCTCGCGGGCGTCCTGCACATGCCGTACTGGAAGTTCCTGATCGCCAACGTCCTCGGCGGCATCTGCTGGGCGGGCGGTACGACCGCCGTCATCTACTACGTCGGTGTCGTCGCCGAGTCCTGGCTGAAGCAGTTCTCCTATCTCGGGCTGGTGGCGGCCCTGCTCATCGGGCTCACGTCGATGCTGGTGCTGAAGCGCAAGGCGAAGAAGGCACAGGCCGCGCGCCAGGAGCCGGAGGCGGAAGCCGCACCCGTGCCCGCCGGCGACTAG
- a CDS encoding cation diffusion facilitator family transporter, with the protein MSDRHHHDHPHGHGETHGHGETHGHRTYGHGLPHEHRHDHSGHAHAWASLRHRLAHLFTPHSHDTADKLDSALESSARGMRALWVSLSVLFATALVQALVVAVSGSVALLGDTVHNAADALTAVPLGVAFVVGRRAATRRFTYGYGRAEDLAGLVIVLTIAASAVFGAWTAVGRLLDPRPVQHLPAVAVAALAGFAGNEWVARYRIRVGRAIGSAALVADGLHARTDGFTSLAVLLGAGGSALGWRAADPLVGLAITAAIVLVLRDAAREVFRRMMDAVDPALVDRAEQALREVPGVRAVGELRLRWIGHRLRAEVAVVVDGEATVREAHAVAVDAEHALLHAVPGLTAALVHADPAPAPGESDPHLALAHHTAA; encoded by the coding sequence GTGAGCGACCGCCACCACCACGACCACCCGCACGGGCACGGGGAAACGCACGGGCACGGGGAAACGCACGGGCACAGGACATATGGGCACGGGCTGCCGCACGAGCACCGGCACGATCACTCGGGTCACGCCCACGCGTGGGCCTCCTTGCGGCACCGCCTCGCGCATTTGTTCACCCCCCACTCCCACGACACCGCCGACAAGCTCGACTCCGCGCTGGAGTCCTCGGCACGCGGCATGCGGGCGCTGTGGGTCTCACTGAGCGTGCTCTTCGCCACCGCGCTCGTCCAGGCGCTGGTGGTGGCCGTCTCCGGGTCGGTGGCGTTGCTCGGCGACACGGTGCACAACGCGGCGGACGCCCTGACCGCCGTGCCGCTGGGGGTCGCCTTCGTCGTGGGCCGCCGCGCGGCGACCCGCCGCTTCACCTACGGCTACGGCCGCGCCGAGGATCTCGCGGGGCTGGTGATCGTGCTGACCATCGCCGCGTCGGCGGTGTTCGGCGCGTGGACGGCGGTCGGACGGCTCCTCGATCCGCGCCCCGTGCAGCACCTGCCGGCGGTGGCCGTGGCGGCCCTGGCCGGATTCGCGGGCAACGAGTGGGTGGCCCGGTACCGGATCCGTGTGGGGCGTGCGATCGGCTCCGCGGCGCTGGTCGCCGACGGCCTCCACGCCCGTACGGACGGTTTCACCTCGCTGGCCGTGCTGCTCGGCGCCGGCGGCTCGGCCCTTGGGTGGCGGGCGGCCGACCCGCTGGTGGGGCTGGCGATCACGGCCGCGATCGTCCTCGTCCTGCGGGACGCCGCGCGCGAGGTGTTCCGGCGGATGATGGACGCCGTCGACCCGGCGCTCGTGGACCGGGCCGAACAGGCACTGCGCGAGGTGCCCGGCGTACGGGCGGTCGGCGAGTTGCGGCTGCGCTGGATCGGCCACCGGCTGCGCGCGGAGGTGGCGGTCGTCGTGGACGGCGAGGCGACGGTGCGCGAGGCCCACGCCGTCGCCGTCGACGCCGAACACGCCCTGCTGCACGCCGTGCCCGGGCTCACCGCGGCCCTGGTTCACGCGGACCCGGCGCCGGCCCCCGGAGAGAGCGACCCGCACCTGGCCCTGGCCCACCACACGGCGGCCTGA
- the galU gene encoding UTP--glucose-1-phosphate uridylyltransferase GalU, translating into MITPLSASSSTSPSASDLGVRGAGGVRKAVVPAAGLGTRFLPATKATPKEMLPVVDKPAIQYVVEEAAAAGLDDILMVTGRHKRAIEDHFDHAFELEQALAARGDTVRLDAVRDPARLAAVHHVRQRDPLGLGHAVLCARHHVGDEPFAVLLGDDLIDPREALLSRMLEVREHHGGSVVALMKVDPAQIHLYGCAAVEPTGERDVVRVTGLVEKPSREKAPSAYAVIGRYLLAPDVFGVLERTPPGRGGEIQLTDALQELAADGTVHGVVFDGLRYDTGDKADYLRTVVRLACGRPDLGPEFAAWLKQFVAELESGGQPSGRRRSVA; encoded by the coding sequence ATGATCACCCCCCTCTCCGCGTCCTCATCCACGTCCCCGTCCGCCTCCGATCTCGGCGTCCGCGGTGCCGGTGGTGTCCGCAAGGCCGTCGTCCCGGCAGCCGGTCTGGGCACCAGATTCCTGCCCGCGACCAAGGCGACGCCGAAGGAGATGCTGCCCGTCGTCGACAAGCCGGCCATCCAGTACGTCGTCGAGGAGGCGGCCGCGGCCGGGCTGGACGACATCCTCATGGTGACCGGACGTCACAAGCGGGCCATCGAGGACCACTTCGACCACGCCTTCGAGCTGGAACAGGCGCTGGCGGCCAGGGGAGACACCGTCCGGCTGGACGCGGTGCGCGATCCCGCGCGCCTCGCCGCCGTCCATCACGTCCGGCAGCGCGACCCGCTCGGTCTCGGCCACGCGGTGCTGTGCGCCCGCCACCACGTCGGCGACGAGCCCTTCGCGGTCCTTCTCGGCGACGACCTCATCGACCCCCGCGAGGCCCTGCTGAGCCGGATGCTCGAGGTCCGCGAGCACCACGGCGGCAGTGTGGTCGCCCTCATGAAGGTCGACCCGGCCCAGATCCACCTCTACGGCTGCGCGGCCGTCGAACCCACCGGCGAGCGGGACGTCGTACGCGTCACGGGCCTGGTCGAGAAGCCGTCGCGCGAGAAGGCGCCGAGCGCGTACGCGGTGATCGGGCGCTACCTGCTCGCCCCCGACGTGTTCGGCGTCCTGGAGCGGACCCCGCCCGGCCGCGGCGGCGAGATCCAGCTCACCGACGCCCTGCAGGAACTCGCCGCGGACGGCACGGTGCACGGTGTCGTCTTCGACGGGCTGCGCTACGACACCGGCGACAAGGCGGACTACCTCCGCACGGTCGTCCGGCTCGCGTGCGGCCGGCCCGACCTGGGGCCCGAGTTCGCCGCCTGGCTCAAGCAGTTCGTGGCGGAACTCGAGAGCGGCGGTCAGCCCTCGGGCCGCCGCCGGAGCGTGGCCTGA
- a CDS encoding gamma carbonic anhydrase family protein, translating into MTHKALIAGIGGREPRVDEEAFVAPTATVIGDVELGAGASVWYGAVLRGDVERIAVGASSNVQDNCTLHADPGFPVSVGERVSIGHNAVVHGATVEDDCLVGMGATVLNGAVIGAGSLVAAQALVPQGMRVPPGSLVAGVPAKVKRELTEEERQVITLNGTMYAELAKEHRGVHA; encoded by the coding sequence ATGACGCACAAGGCGCTGATCGCGGGCATAGGCGGCCGGGAGCCGCGAGTGGACGAGGAGGCGTTCGTGGCGCCCACGGCCACGGTGATCGGGGACGTGGAGCTGGGCGCGGGCGCGAGCGTCTGGTACGGCGCCGTGCTGCGCGGCGACGTGGAGCGGATCGCGGTGGGCGCGAGCAGCAACGTGCAGGACAACTGCACGCTGCACGCGGACCCGGGTTTCCCGGTCAGTGTGGGCGAGCGGGTCTCCATCGGGCACAACGCGGTGGTGCACGGGGCGACCGTCGAGGACGACTGCCTGGTCGGTATGGGGGCGACGGTACTGAACGGTGCGGTGATCGGCGCCGGCTCCCTGGTGGCCGCGCAGGCGCTGGTCCCACAGGGGATGCGGGTGCCGCCGGGGTCGCTCGTCGCCGGCGTTCCCGCCAAGGTCAAGCGGGAACTGACGGAGGAGGAGCGTCAGGTGATCACGCTGAACGGCACGATGTACGCGGAACTGGCGAAGGAACATCGCGGGGTGCACGCGTAG
- a CDS encoding acyltransferase, with amino-acid sequence MPKRKNTFSSWRRRLAQRAVHAGWAWVQRTGSVTAEHPGRLRFGAMGTGTRLAFPLGTVFGEPWIHLGAHCIIGEQVTMTAGLMPDLDLGPEPILRIGDGVVLGRGSHVIADTTVTIGSDCYFGPYVYVTSTNHSYDDPHQPIGKQWPRMEPVEIGAGCWIGTGAVILPGARIGRNVVVAAGAVVRGDVPDHAVVAGAPARVVRRWTRAEGWQPPLRTPAPVPIPEGVTPQQLLALADLDEESVARLAELEPEN; translated from the coding sequence ATGCCCAAGCGCAAGAACACGTTCTCATCCTGGCGGCGCCGCCTCGCGCAGCGCGCCGTCCACGCGGGCTGGGCCTGGGTGCAGCGCACGGGCTCCGTCACGGCCGAACACCCCGGGCGCCTCCGGTTCGGCGCGATGGGAACAGGTACCAGGCTGGCCTTCCCCCTCGGCACCGTCTTCGGCGAGCCGTGGATCCACCTGGGCGCGCACTGCATCATCGGCGAGCAGGTCACGATGACCGCCGGTCTGATGCCCGACCTGGACCTCGGCCCGGAGCCCATCCTGCGCATCGGCGACGGCGTCGTCCTCGGCCGGGGCAGCCACGTCATCGCCGACACGACGGTGACGATCGGCAGCGACTGCTACTTCGGGCCCTATGTCTACGTGACCTCGACCAACCACTCCTACGATGATCCGCACCAGCCCATCGGCAAGCAGTGGCCCCGGATGGAGCCGGTGGAGATCGGCGCCGGATGCTGGATCGGGACCGGGGCGGTGATCCTGCCCGGGGCGCGGATCGGACGGAACGTCGTGGTGGCCGCCGGTGCGGTGGTCCGGGGCGACGTTCCCGACCACGCGGTCGTGGCCGGGGCGCCCGCCCGGGTCGTACGCCGCTGGACCCGCGCCGAGGGCTGGCAGCCGCCGCTCAGGACACCGGCCCCGGTCCCGATCCCGGAGGGCGTCACACCGCAGCAGTTGCTGGCGCTGGCGGACCTGGACGAGGAGAGCGTGGCCCGGCTCGCGGAGCTGGAGCCCGAGAACTGA
- a CDS encoding metalloregulator ArsR/SmtB family transcription factor — translation MSARMHLSPAHDAHPRSPGEEQFALAAELLALLGDRTRLALLHALASGEADVTTLTEACGAARPAVSQHLARLRLAGLVGTRKEGRRVIYSLRDGHLRRLVDEALNVADHRLSDRPVHD, via the coding sequence ATGAGCGCACGCATGCACCTGTCACCTGCGCACGATGCGCACCCGCGCAGCCCGGGCGAGGAACAGTTCGCGCTCGCCGCCGAACTCCTCGCCCTGCTCGGCGACCGAACCCGGCTCGCCCTGCTGCACGCGCTCGCGTCGGGAGAGGCCGACGTCACGACGCTCACCGAGGCGTGCGGCGCCGCCCGCCCCGCCGTCAGCCAGCACCTGGCGCGACTGCGGCTGGCGGGACTGGTCGGCACCCGCAAGGAGGGCCGGCGGGTGATCTACTCCCTGCGCGACGGCCATCTGCGCCGCCTCGTCGACGAGGCGCTGAACGTGGCCGACCACCGGCTGAGCGACCGGCCGGTGCACGACTGA
- a CDS encoding APC family permease, translating into MAKVDHAAPDVTRDPTGLRRDVGLIGLMWASVGSIIGSGWLFGAHDAVIQAGPSAIISWVIGAIAIVLLALVHAELGGMFPVAGGTARYPHYAFGGLAGMSFGWFSWLQAATVAPIEVYAMIGYAGHWSWAQHFQHADKTLTTSGLLVAIVLMALFVGVNFFGVRALAHANSAATWWKIAVPLGAIFIMAATHFHPANFHSEGFAPFGAKGMLAAISTSGIIFALLGFEQAIQLAGESRNPKRDLPRATLGSVAIGAVIYLLLQVVFIAALPHSSFAHGWAHLAYKGDTGPWAGLATLVGLGWLAWILYFDAIISPGGTGLIYTTATSRVSYGLAKNGYAPKIFTKTDSRGVPWFGLIMSFVTGVICFLPFPSWHKLVGFITSASVLMYAGAPLAYGVFADKLPHLERPYRLPAGKVIAPLSFVVANLIIYWAGWDTLWRLGCAILIGYVLLGGYAFYAKSKGLPDAPRMDWKAAQWLPVYLLGMGLISWLGGFGGKGTLPLWWDMVVIAAFSLVVYYWAKASSSQPEEIERSIEEVVVTDAPAH; encoded by the coding sequence ATGGCGAAAGTGGACCATGCAGCCCCCGACGTCACACGAGACCCGACCGGTCTACGGAGGGACGTCGGCCTGATCGGTCTGATGTGGGCCTCGGTGGGCTCGATCATCGGCTCCGGCTGGCTGTTCGGCGCTCACGACGCGGTCATCCAGGCCGGCCCCTCGGCGATCATCTCGTGGGTGATCGGCGCGATCGCGATCGTACTGCTGGCTCTGGTGCACGCCGAACTCGGCGGCATGTTCCCTGTGGCCGGCGGAACGGCCCGTTACCCGCACTACGCCTTCGGCGGCCTGGCCGGCATGTCCTTCGGCTGGTTCTCCTGGCTGCAGGCTGCGACCGTTGCACCGATCGAGGTCTACGCCATGATCGGGTACGCCGGTCACTGGTCGTGGGCCCAGCACTTCCAGCACGCCGACAAGACGCTGACGACCAGCGGTCTGCTGGTGGCGATCGTGCTCATGGCGCTGTTCGTCGGCGTGAACTTCTTCGGCGTGCGGGCGTTGGCGCACGCCAACAGCGCCGCCACCTGGTGGAAGATCGCCGTCCCGCTGGGCGCGATCTTCATCATGGCCGCGACCCACTTCCACCCGGCCAACTTCCACTCCGAGGGCTTCGCGCCGTTCGGCGCCAAGGGCATGCTCGCCGCGATCAGCACCAGCGGCATCATCTTCGCGCTGCTCGGCTTCGAGCAGGCCATCCAGCTGGCCGGCGAGAGCCGCAACCCCAAGCGGGACCTGCCGCGCGCCACCCTCGGCTCGGTCGCGATCGGCGCCGTCATCTACCTCCTGCTCCAGGTGGTGTTCATCGCCGCGCTGCCGCACAGCAGCTTCGCGCACGGCTGGGCCCACCTCGCGTACAAGGGCGACACCGGCCCGTGGGCCGGCCTCGCGACCCTGGTGGGGCTCGGCTGGCTGGCCTGGATCCTCTACTTCGACGCGATCATCTCCCCCGGCGGCACCGGCCTGATCTACACCACCGCCACCTCGCGGGTCTCCTACGGCCTGGCGAAGAACGGTTACGCGCCGAAGATCTTCACGAAGACCGACTCGCGCGGTGTGCCGTGGTTCGGTCTCATCATGTCGTTCGTGACCGGCGTGATCTGCTTCCTGCCGTTCCCGAGCTGGCACAAGCTGGTCGGCTTCATCACTTCGGCCAGTGTGCTGATGTATGCCGGTGCGCCGCTGGCGTACGGCGTCTTCGCCGACAAGCTGCCGCATCTCGAGCGGCCGTACCGACTGCCGGCCGGCAAGGTGATCGCCCCGCTGTCGTTCGTCGTGGCCAACCTGATCATCTACTGGGCCGGCTGGGACACCCTGTGGCGGCTCGGCTGCGCGATCCTCATCGGGTACGTGCTCCTCGGCGGCTACGCCTTCTACGCCAAGAGCAAGGGCCTGCCGGACGCGCCCCGGATGGACTGGAAGGCCGCGCAGTGGCTGCCGGTCTACCTGCTGGGCATGGGCCTGATCTCCTGGCTCGGCGGCTTCGGCGGCAAGGGCACCCTCCCCCTGTGGTGGGACATGGTGGTCATCGCGGCCTTCTCGCTGGTCGTCTACTACTGGGCCAAGGCCAGCTCGTCGCAGCCCGAGGAGATCGAGCGGAGCATCGAGGAGGTCGTCGTCACCGACGCCCCCGCGCACTGA
- a CDS encoding YbaK/EbsC family protein: protein MRAPIGHFDTAVPAPDCLDELTRPVADAVRHWSGSVPADRIVWVDTDPQWADTAVFVEHYGRELLEQSANCVVVAGRRGGETTLAGCVVLSTTRVDVNGVVRRQLGVRKASFAAMDTAVGETGMEYGGITPIGLPAAWPVLVDSRLVDLPWVLVGSGRRRGKLLVPGKAFAELPGAVVLEGLGM, encoded by the coding sequence ATGCGCGCGCCCATCGGACACTTCGACACCGCCGTCCCCGCCCCCGACTGCCTCGACGAGCTGACCCGCCCGGTCGCCGACGCCGTACGGCACTGGAGCGGCAGCGTGCCCGCCGACCGGATCGTCTGGGTCGACACCGACCCGCAGTGGGCCGACACGGCGGTCTTCGTCGAGCACTACGGCCGGGAACTGCTGGAGCAGTCCGCGAACTGTGTCGTGGTGGCGGGCAGGCGGGGCGGGGAGACCACCCTCGCCGGGTGTGTCGTCCTGTCCACCACCCGGGTCGACGTCAACGGGGTCGTCCGCCGTCAACTGGGCGTCCGCAAGGCGTCGTTCGCCGCGATGGACACGGCGGTGGGGGAGACCGGAATGGAGTACGGCGGCATCACCCCGATCGGACTGCCCGCCGCCTGGCCGGTGCTGGTGGACTCCCGCCTCGTCGACCTGCCGTGGGTCCTGGTGGGCAGCGGACGCCGGCGCGGCAAGCTGCTCGTCCCGGGCAAGGCGTTCGCCGAACTGCCGGGCGCGGTGGTGCTGGAGGGGCTGGGAATGTGA
- a CDS encoding XRE family transcriptional regulator, protein MSDLELLTQSLARNVKHWRSVRGFTLDVLAARAGVSRGMLIQIEQARTNPSIGTVVKIGDALGVSVTTLLDYERGPRVRVVPAEKAVRLWHTDAGSYNRLLAGTEAPGPLEMWDWRLMPGESSPSEPHPGGTVELFHVTAGELTLTVDGEEHRVPAGSSASFEADVPHVYGNRGDVPMEMVMAVSVPPVA, encoded by the coding sequence GTGTCGGACCTCGAACTCCTGACCCAGTCCCTGGCGCGCAACGTCAAGCACTGGCGCTCGGTGCGCGGCTTCACGCTGGATGTCCTCGCCGCCCGGGCCGGCGTCAGCCGCGGGATGCTCATCCAGATCGAGCAGGCCCGCACCAACCCGAGCATCGGGACGGTCGTCAAGATCGGCGACGCGCTCGGCGTCAGCGTCACCACGCTCCTCGACTACGAACGGGGTCCGAGGGTCCGTGTCGTCCCGGCCGAGAAGGCCGTACGGCTGTGGCACACGGACGCCGGAAGCTACAACCGGCTCCTCGCCGGTACGGAGGCGCCCGGACCGCTGGAGATGTGGGACTGGCGGCTGATGCCGGGCGAGAGCAGCCCCTCCGAACCCCACCCCGGCGGCACCGTCGAGCTCTTCCACGTCACCGCGGGTGAGCTGACGCTCACCGTGGACGGCGAGGAACACCGGGTCCCGGCCGGCTCCAGCGCCTCCTTCGAGGCCGATGTCCCGCACGTGTACGGCAACCGGGGCGACGTGCCGATGGAGATGGTGATGGCCGTCTCCGTGCCGCCCGTTGCCTGA
- a CDS encoding 4-hydroxybenzoate 3-monooxygenase: MTHISPHPGSPSPARVPVVVIGAGPAGLTVGNILRAASVDCVVLETESREFIEQRPRAGVIEEWAVRALEQRGLADNLLERAGRHTACEFRFDGSGHRFPYTQLTGRHHFVYPQPLLVTDLVHEYADRRGGDIRFGVRDVRLHDTDTDHPSVSYLCPASGERRLIHCDFVAGCDGARGVSRSTLTARERARVARHDYGIGWLALLAEAPPSSDCVLFGVHPRGFAGHMPRSPEVTRYYLQCPPGDDPENWPHEHVWPELRQRLAASGNPPLTEGRLLEKRVLDMHDYVVEPMASGRLLLAGDAAHLTAPIAAKGMNLALHDAFLLGDALAMYLAKGDDSGLAGYSEACLRRVWDYQEFSQWLSDVYHGTASGDPYRAGTTLARLRRLFTSPAAAAAFAEQYLGTAAHY; the protein is encoded by the coding sequence GTGACGCACATCTCCCCCCACCCCGGCTCCCCGTCCCCTGCCCGCGTTCCGGTCGTCGTCATCGGCGCCGGACCCGCGGGGCTCACCGTCGGCAACATCCTGCGCGCCGCCTCCGTCGACTGTGTGGTCCTGGAGACCGAGAGCAGGGAGTTCATAGAACAGCGGCCCCGCGCGGGGGTCATCGAGGAGTGGGCCGTGCGCGCGCTCGAACAGCGGGGCCTGGCCGACAACCTGCTGGAGCGGGCCGGACGGCACACCGCGTGCGAGTTCCGCTTCGACGGCAGCGGCCACCGTTTCCCCTACACGCAGCTGACGGGCCGCCACCACTTTGTCTATCCGCAACCGTTGCTGGTGACGGACCTCGTGCACGAGTACGCCGACAGGCGCGGCGGCGACATCCGCTTCGGCGTACGGGACGTACGGCTGCACGACACGGACACGGACCACCCCTCGGTGTCGTACCTGTGTCCGGCGAGCGGCGAACGGCGGTTGATCCACTGCGACTTCGTCGCCGGGTGCGACGGAGCCCGGGGGGTGAGCCGGTCCACGCTGACGGCGCGGGAACGCGCCCGCGTCGCGCGGCACGACTACGGCATCGGATGGCTGGCGCTGCTGGCCGAGGCGCCGCCGTCCTCCGACTGCGTGCTGTTCGGCGTCCACCCGCGCGGCTTCGCCGGGCACATGCCCCGCAGTCCGGAGGTGACCCGCTACTACCTCCAGTGCCCGCCCGGCGACGACCCGGAGAACTGGCCGCACGAACACGTCTGGCCGGAGCTGCGTCAGCGGCTGGCGGCGAGCGGCAACCCGCCGCTCACGGAGGGCCGGCTGCTGGAGAAGCGCGTGCTCGACATGCACGACTACGTCGTCGAGCCCATGGCGTCCGGCCGGCTCCTCCTGGCCGGGGACGCGGCCCACCTCACGGCACCCATCGCGGCGAAGGGGATGAACCTCGCCCTGCACGACGCGTTCCTGCTCGGCGACGCGCTCGCGATGTACCTCGCCAAGGGCGACGACAGCGGGCTGGCGGGCTATTCGGAGGCGTGTCTGCGGCGCGTGTGGGACTACCAGGAGTTCTCCCAGTGGCTGTCCGACGTCTACCACGGCACCGCGTCGGGCGACCCGTACCGCGCGGGAACCACCCTCGCCCGGTTGCGGCGCCTGTTCACCTCGCCCGCCGCCGCGGCCGCCTTCGCTGAGCAGTACCTGGGCACGGCGGCCCACTACTGA
- a CDS encoding DUF4442 domain-containing protein, with protein MSIGEMLAATVPMARTLNLEFLETTPEKAVVSLPDQSEYHNHVGGPHAGAMFTLGESASGAIVLAAFGEQLSRAVPLAVRAEIAYRKLAMGAVTATATLGRPAAEVVAELDAGERPEFPVSVEIRRGDGAVTGEMAVVWTLRPNG; from the coding sequence ATGTCCATCGGCGAGATGCTCGCCGCCACGGTCCCGATGGCCAGGACCCTGAACCTCGAGTTCCTGGAGACGACGCCGGAGAAGGCCGTGGTGTCCCTGCCGGACCAGAGCGAGTACCACAACCACGTGGGCGGCCCGCACGCCGGTGCCATGTTCACGCTGGGGGAGTCCGCCAGCGGGGCGATCGTGCTCGCCGCGTTCGGTGAGCAGCTCTCGCGTGCCGTGCCGCTGGCGGTGCGTGCCGAGATCGCCTACCGCAAGCTGGCGATGGGCGCCGTCACCGCCACGGCGACCCTGGGCCGTCCGGCGGCCGAGGTCGTCGCGGAACTCGACGCGGGGGAGCGGCCCGAGTTCCCGGTCTCGGTCGAGATCCGGCGCGGGGACGGAGCTGTCACCGGGGAGATGGCCGTTGTCTGGACGCTGCGTCCCAACGGCTGA
- a CDS encoding ricin-type beta-trefoil lectin domain protein produces MLRHRKALALGVALTSLALLVTVLAVKGWTNDASDPARHATWGAPSSASVRPGAPGDVPSGTAGAASAASAVRPAEVARGRLRSLTAGLCLGVRGGRVTAGATAELVACSAAASQQWSYQEDGLLRSAADPAFCLDSDPARRTVLVSGCAVHAGEVTYDLTVRGELLLRRGGELVVAPGAGASRATVVVEARDGSEAQRWLLDPGPEEAGESGAPRRAPAGTEPGRPERHTPPRDTPPSQDTGAPGRDTGAPAREPAAPSQPEYQVRLAPAGCCGDAGPDGARSRDSGPQVAVSTGLWLAGAGAETVAAPVHAVDSAVSHVVGAVPEPVSALGR; encoded by the coding sequence TTGCTCAGGCATCGCAAGGCCCTGGCCCTGGGCGTCGCCCTCACGTCCCTGGCCCTGCTCGTCACCGTGCTGGCCGTCAAGGGCTGGACCAACGACGCCTCCGACCCCGCCCGCCACGCCACCTGGGGAGCGCCCAGCAGTGCCTCCGTCCGGCCGGGCGCGCCCGGCGACGTCCCCTCCGGTACGGCGGGTGCCGCGTCCGCGGCTTCCGCGGTACGCCCCGCGGAGGTCGCCCGCGGCCGGCTGCGCAGTCTCACCGCGGGCCTCTGCCTCGGCGTCCGCGGCGGACGGGTCACCGCCGGCGCCACGGCCGAGCTCGTGGCCTGCTCGGCGGCGGCGTCCCAGCAGTGGTCGTACCAGGAGGACGGACTGCTGCGCAGCGCCGCCGACCCCGCCTTCTGCCTGGACTCCGATCCGGCGCGGCGGACGGTCCTCGTCTCGGGCTGCGCCGTGCATGCCGGCGAGGTGACCTACGACCTGACCGTCCGCGGCGAGCTGCTGCTCCGCCGGGGCGGGGAACTCGTCGTCGCCCCGGGAGCCGGCGCGTCCCGTGCCACGGTTGTCGTCGAGGCGCGCGACGGGAGCGAGGCGCAGCGGTGGCTGCTCGACCCGGGGCCCGAGGAGGCAGGGGAGTCCGGCGCGCCGCGGCGGGCTCCCGCCGGGACGGAACCCGGCCGGCCGGAACGGCACACGCCGCCCCGGGACACCCCGCCGTCCCAGGACACGGGCGCCCCGGGCCGGGACACGGGCGCACCGGCCCGGGAACCCGCCGCCCCGTCGCAGCCGGAGTACCAGGTCCGGCTCGCCCCGGCCGGCTGCTGCGGCGACGCCGGCCCGGACGGAGCGCGGTCCCGCGACTCCGGGCCGCAGGTGGCCGTGTCCACCGGGCTGTGGCTCGCCGGCGCCGGAGCGGAAACCGTCGCCGCCCCGGTCCATGCCGTCGACTCCGCGGTGTCCCACGTGGTCGGCGCCGTGCCGGAACCGGTCTCCGCCCTCGGCCGGTGA